In Halococcus hamelinensis 100A6, a single genomic region encodes these proteins:
- a CDS encoding CPBP family intramembrane glutamic endopeptidase — translation MVSTPFDTVKSTTQEYLSALLAALGLVLLGFLLSSLFQYPLIATLSLLDIPVESGVGSVGVTLVQGVAFVVVVVSYSRYADHPNLLVTRWPSMSNLQRTLRDICWVVFGFAGLLIFSRLSNLILQQFGFSVGTNQIIRAVEQSPTLALAMVLLSILVVGPSEELLFRGGAQGIFRRVFRPIPAIISSSALFGLAHATAVVASSSSSGIWGYVVSAFVLGLILGGLYEYTNNILIPIVVHGAYNALVFFQYV, via the coding sequence ATGGTTTCCACCCCGTTCGATACTGTGAAATCCACCACCCAAGAGTATCTCTCTGCATTGCTGGCCGCACTTGGCCTTGTTCTACTGGGATTCTTGCTCTCCTCGCTTTTTCAATATCCACTCATAGCGACGCTTTCATTACTCGACATCCCTGTTGAAAGCGGTGTTGGCAGCGTTGGCGTGACACTCGTACAGGGAGTTGCATTCGTTGTTGTTGTCGTCAGCTACAGTCGCTACGCGGATCATCCGAATCTTCTTGTGACTCGATGGCCTTCGATGTCGAATCTGCAGCGGACGCTCCGAGATATCTGTTGGGTGGTGTTCGGGTTTGCTGGTCTTCTCATATTTTCGAGACTATCCAATCTAATTCTCCAGCAGTTTGGGTTCTCCGTCGGTACCAACCAAATCATCCGTGCTGTTGAGCAATCTCCGACTCTGGCACTCGCGATGGTTCTACTATCCATTCTTGTAGTTGGTCCAAGTGAAGAATTGCTGTTTCGTGGTGGTGCCCAAGGCATTTTTCGGCGCGTTTTCCGACCGATACCAGCAATCATCAGCTCAAGTGCCCTATTTGGTCTCGCTCATGCAACGGCTGTCGTCGCCTCAAGCAGTTCGAGTGGAATCTGGGGATATGTCGTTTCGGCGTTTGTTCTCGGTCTTATCCTAGGTGGTCTTTACGAATACACCAACAACATTCTCATTCCGATAGTGGTCCATGGGGCCTACAACGCACTCGTATTCTTTCAGTACGTCTAA
- a CDS encoding CPBP family intramembrane glutamic endopeptidase: protein MGASEQQAAGSRFSLCLRALLVGGALVGVSTALNEFVLPPILQSLSVPVAPSSFSPGSLTVSLLVGSGLTVLVAVVFLSISERGLGYLDANXSLLVGSGLTVLVAVVFLSISERGLGYLDANTPTLRGCGYIVGGVLLNLVASLGVSLIVSIFGLPAGGNSTVSRVLAGGTATAIVFVVLVVLLVGPAEELLYRNVIQKRLSEDFSTSVALFLAGALFALSHAPNVYDPNATAMISPLLSNWAAGIIYGGIYIRTQSIVPAMLAHGFYNATVVGLVVLGVASA from the coding sequence ATGGGCGCAAGTGAGCAGCAAGCTGCTGGTTCTCGTTTTAGCCTCTGCCTACGTGCGCTCCTTGTCGGTGGAGCGCTCGTCGGTGTCAGTACTGCCCTCAACGAATTCGTGCTGCCTCCGATTCTCCAGTCGTTATCAGTACCCGTAGCTCCTTCATCGTTCTCTCCCGGCTCGCTCACAGTTTCCCTGCTTGTTGGTTCTGGCCTGACAGTGCTCGTTGCAGTCGTGTTCCTCTCTATTTCTGAACGCGGTCTTGGCTATCTTGATGCCAACNTTTCCCTGCTTGTTGGTTCTGGCCTGACAGTGCTCGTTGCAGTCGTGTTCCTCTCTATTTCTGAACGCGGTCTTGGCTATCTTGATGCCAACACCCCGACACTACGGGGATGTGGTTACATTGTTGGAGGGGTACTGCTGAACCTTGTAGCGTCACTCGGAGTCTCTCTCATTGTCTCAATCTTCGGTCTTCCTGCTGGAGGCAACAGTACGGTCAGTCGCGTTCTTGCGGGCGGAACGGCGACAGCAATAGTGTTCGTCGTATTGGTAGTGCTATTGGTCGGTCCAGCCGAAGAACTGCTTTACCGAAATGTCATCCAGAAACGCCTTTCTGAGGATTTCTCTACATCAGTGGCGCTGTTTCTTGCAGGGGCGCTATTCGCACTCAGTCACGCACCCAATGTCTACGACCCAAATGCTACTGCAATGATTAGTCCACTCCTCAGCAATTGGGCTGCTGGGATCATCTACGGAGGTATCTACATTCGAACTCAAAGTATCGTCCCTGCTATGCTTGCTCATGGATTCTATAATGCGACAGTAGTGGGACTAGTCGTACTCGGAGTCGCTTCGGCTTAG
- a CDS encoding CPBP family intramembrane glutamic endopeptidase, whose protein sequence is MPAEELFYRNIIQKWLGEHFPSVVAVVAAAVLFALSHIPTYYNSNLILMISPFASNLIGGLVYGSIYARTRSVVPPILAHALYNAIGIGLAVI, encoded by the coding sequence GTGCCCGCTGAAGAGTTGTTCTACCGAAATATCATCCAAAAATGGCTCGGAGAACACTTTCCAAGTGTGGTAGCGGTTGTCGCTGCGGCGGTATTATTCGCGCTTTCACATATCCCAACGTACTACAATTCGAATCTGATACTGATGATTAGTCCGTTTGCAAGCAACCTAATCGGCGGTCTTGTGTATGGGTCAATCTATGCCCGAACAAGGAGTGTCGTCCCTCCGATACTTGCTCACGCTCTCTACAATGCAATCGGCATTGGCCTAGCGGTAATCTAA
- a CDS encoding NADH-quinone oxidoreductase subunit D: MSSQASSETQNGAVEASLADLLSSYTIARDDHRNAPGFVVRPDEIKDALRVLRDEAGFDHCSNVTAQEYEDRFESIYHLKKYDDPTEEVSIIVPTPRSDPVSQSAASVYRTADWHEREAYDLVGIQYENHPDLRRILLPETWQGHPMGLDYDQDEPQVVTLESHANPLEDDHREDGADTMYLNIGPHHPATHGVLHIETILSGEQVVGLDPDPGYLHRCEEQMCQNSTYRHQIMPYPDRWDYLGGQILNEWAYARTAEDLAGLEVPDYAQLIRTMSGELSRILSHLLAIGTFALDVYGEFTATFMYALRDREVVQSIFEDLTGQRLMFNYLRLGGVAWDLPEPRTEFFEEVREFLDDLPHKLDEYHDLLTTNELFQLRCVDTGVLSADMAKQYGCTGPVARASGVDYDLRRDDPYGYYSELDWEVVTAEEGDNYARVLCRLQEIEQSARIIDHCVDLLEDWPENNREIQSSVPRTLRPDEDAEIYRAVEAAKGELGIYIRSDGTDKPARFHIRSPCFSNLHALEEMAIGGYVPDLIASLASLDIVLGEVDR, encoded by the coding sequence ATGAGTTCACAAGCATCCAGTGAAACCCAGAACGGAGCTGTCGAGGCGTCGCTCGCGGACCTCCTCTCATCCTATACGATCGCCCGCGATGACCATCGCAATGCGCCGGGATTCGTCGTCCGCCCTGATGAAATCAAGGACGCGCTGCGCGTCTTGCGGGATGAAGCGGGCTTCGACCACTGCTCAAACGTCACTGCACAGGAATACGAGGACCGCTTCGAAAGCATCTATCACCTGAAGAAATACGACGATCCAACCGAGGAAGTGAGTATTATCGTTCCGACCCCACGGAGCGATCCGGTGAGTCAGAGTGCGGCATCGGTCTATCGGACGGCTGACTGGCACGAACGCGAAGCCTACGACCTGGTGGGAATCCAGTACGAGAACCATCCCGACCTACGTCGTATCCTCCTTCCCGAGACGTGGCAAGGCCATCCAATGGGTCTCGATTACGACCAAGACGAGCCACAGGTGGTCACGCTCGAATCACACGCTAACCCACTAGAGGACGACCATCGCGAGGACGGCGCGGATACGATGTATCTGAACATCGGGCCGCATCATCCTGCAACCCACGGTGTGCTCCATATCGAGACTATTCTGAGCGGCGAGCAGGTAGTCGGTCTGGACCCCGACCCGGGCTATCTTCACCGCTGTGAGGAGCAGATGTGTCAGAACAGCACATATCGCCACCAGATCATGCCCTATCCCGACCGCTGGGACTACCTTGGTGGGCAAATACTCAACGAGTGGGCGTATGCTCGCACTGCCGAGGACCTCGCCGGTCTCGAGGTCCCTGATTACGCACAGCTCATTCGGACGATGAGTGGCGAACTCTCGCGGATTCTCTCCCATCTGCTCGCGATCGGCACCTTCGCGCTCGATGTTTACGGCGAGTTCACTGCCACGTTCATGTACGCCCTGCGAGATAGGGAGGTCGTCCAGAGTATCTTCGAGGACTTGACGGGGCAACGCCTGATGTTCAACTATCTCCGGTTGGGTGGGGTTGCATGGGACCTCCCTGAACCGCGCACAGAGTTCTTCGAAGAGGTTCGAGAGTTTCTCGACGACCTGCCGCACAAACTCGATGAGTATCACGACCTGCTCACCACGAACGAACTGTTTCAGCTCCGGTGCGTCGATACGGGTGTTTTGAGCGCTGACATGGCAAAGCAGTATGGCTGTACTGGCCCGGTAGCGCGTGCTTCGGGCGTGGATTACGACCTCCGTCGAGACGATCCATACGGATACTACTCCGAACTTGACTGGGAGGTGGTGACTGCCGAAGAGGGTGATAACTACGCCCGCGTACTCTGTCGATTACAGGAGATCGAGCAATCGGCGCGTATCATCGACCACTGTGTCGACCTACTCGAAGACTGGCCCGAGAACAACCGCGAAATCCAATCAAGCGTCCCACGAACGCTACGACCGGATGAGGATGCCGAGATTTATCGTGCAGTGGAGGCCGCGAAAGGCGAACTCGGGATCTACATTCGGAGTGATGGAACCGACAAGCCAGCCCGATTTCATATTCGGAGTCCGTGCTTTTCGAATCTCCATGCACTAGAGGAGATGGCTATAGGCGGGTATGTTCCGGACCTAATCGCGTCGTTGGCGAGCCTTGATATCGTTCTTGGTGAAGTTGACCGATAG
- a CDS encoding type II toxin-antitoxin system VapC family toxin, translated as MTIAVDTNALLALIHDDHHADAAEKALRTAYTEGPLVITPVVYAETAADGQFSTTTELSTFLDDLSIDVAHPSPEALFRSGEAFSRYSDRRPDGLQCPECGTKQVVNCSECEHTLAPRQHIAADFLIGGHAVMDAEALVTFDAGFYGSYFPNLAVRPAK; from the coding sequence ATGACGATTGCCGTCGATACGAATGCGCTTCTCGCGCTCATCCATGACGATCATCACGCTGACGCGGCTGAAAAAGCACTCCGCACCGCCTACACAGAAGGTCCGCTCGTTATCACTCCAGTCGTGTATGCCGAAACTGCTGCCGATGGACAGTTCTCAACTACCACGGAATTGAGCACTTTCCTCGACGATTTGAGTATCGATGTCGCACATCCATCGCCCGAGGCGTTATTTCGGAGTGGCGAGGCATTTAGCAGGTATAGTGACCGTCGCCCGGATGGTCTCCAGTGTCCTGAGTGTGGCACCAAACAGGTAGTGAACTGCTCCGAGTGTGAGCATACGCTTGCACCGCGACAGCACATCGCGGCGGATTTCTTGATCGGTGGTCATGCTGTCATGGATGCAGAGGCGCTGGTAACGTTCGATGCGGGCTTCTACGGGTCGTACTTTCCCAATCTTGCTGTACGGCCGGCAAAATAA
- a CDS encoding AbrB/MazE/SpoVT family DNA-binding domain-containing protein, translating to MPSVTSKGQVTIPKAVREAMGIKPGDEVIFEETVDGYVIQKDAPTTDKGTDPFEKYRGIADSEATMPERMRRLRGEYPRDVDDAPSSDTDETAGER from the coding sequence ATGCCGTCCGTCACGAGCAAGGGCCAAGTAACGATCCCGAAGGCCGTCCGTGAGGCGATGGGGATCAAACCCGGCGACGAAGTGATCTTCGAAGAAACAGTCGACGGCTACGTTATCCAGAAAGACGCTCCAACGACCGACAAGGGAACGGATCCGTTTGAGAAGTACCGAGGGATTGCCGACAGCGAGGCAACCATGCCCGAGCGCATGCGCCGACTGCGTGGAGAATACCCCAGAGATGTCGATGATGCGCCATCTTCAGATACCGACGAAACAGCCGGTGAGCGATGA
- a CDS encoding helix-turn-helix domain-containing protein: MKYLQLLLGQSEEIIHPMHEFVAEHDEYGSYRLLQWNPAVGETNTMIFYAEGPSGPYESALEDVSTILDHEIVPAEENAFYLYVRERLDAGAQRLTDAFTHGSLVVMPPIEFRSDRRIGLTVVGTAGSLQQALDEAPASVDVDVQRVGQYDASRMNAANALSERQSEAVTVALEIGYYETPREAGVAEVAAHLDCAPGTAAEHLRKAEAALVHGVISNS; encoded by the coding sequence ATGAAGTATCTCCAGTTACTGCTCGGCCAGAGCGAGGAGATCATTCATCCAATGCACGAATTCGTTGCCGAACACGACGAATACGGCTCCTATCGCCTCCTTCAATGGAATCCCGCTGTCGGTGAGACGAACACGATGATATTCTACGCCGAGGGACCATCCGGTCCGTATGAGTCCGCTCTCGAAGACGTGAGCACGATTTTAGACCACGAGATAGTGCCGGCTGAGGAGAATGCTTTCTATCTCTACGTGCGCGAACGCCTCGACGCGGGAGCACAACGTCTGACCGACGCATTCACGCATGGGAGCCTCGTTGTGATGCCGCCGATCGAATTTCGTAGTGACCGCAGGATAGGACTCACGGTGGTTGGAACGGCTGGCTCCCTTCAGCAGGCACTCGACGAGGCTCCCGCCAGCGTTGACGTTGACGTCCAGCGTGTCGGTCAGTATGATGCCAGCCGAATGAACGCCGCAAACGCTCTCAGCGAACGCCAATCCGAAGCGGTGACGGTTGCACTCGAAATCGGGTACTACGAAACACCTCGTGAAGCCGGAGTCGCTGAGGTCGCTGCCCATCTTGACTGTGCTCCCGGGACAGCGGCCGAACACCTTCGCAAAGCAGAGGCGGCGCTCGTTCATGGGGTCATTAGCAACTCATGA